One Lytechinus pictus isolate F3 Inbred chromosome 12, Lp3.0, whole genome shotgun sequence genomic region harbors:
- the LOC129272930 gene encoding uncharacterized protein LOC129272930 → MTNLLLWMISVTTIATASGLSIDVDGPISGPCPEGTPGPRGPPGDIGLPGRDGRDGRDASCNGQQSGMPSHVDQTNDGSSANTSGGNTVINVNSSGAVYIRWGRDVCVDGSELVYAGTAAGARYTHTGSGSNYLCMPPEPIYDEHQSGGSRGLLYSAEYETNNAIGRLHGLHDHTPKCAVCMAPSGRSTKLMIPARNECPSDEWRLEYSGYLMSAYHGHKRTEFVCFDHDMEAVPGTAGNEDGALFYMVTAPCVVGTGLPCGPYIDGQELTCALCTI, encoded by the exons ATGACCAATCTATTACTCTGGATGATTTCTGTTACCACAATTGCTACTGCTTCTGGTCTCTCTATTGACGTAGACGGTCCGATCAGTG gTCCATGTCCAGAAGGAACTCCCGGTCCCCGTGGACCACCTGGAGACATTGGCCTGCCGGGAAGAGACGGTCGTGATGGGAGGGACGCTTCGTGTAATGGCCAACAATCAG GAATGCCGAGTCATGTAGATCAAACGAACGATGGTAGCAGTGCAAACACGAGTGGTggtaatacagtaatcaatgtcAATAGTAGTGGAGCTGTGTATATAAGATGGGGTAGAGATGTTTGTGTTGATGGATCAGAACTGGTTTATGCTG GTACTGCAGCAGGAGCTCGCTACACACATACAGGAAGTGGTTCCAACTATCTATGCATGCCACCTGAACCTATTTATGATGAGCATCAGTCTGGTGGAAGTCGTGGTCTGCTGTACTCTGCCGAATATGAGACCAACAACGCCATCGGTCGTCTACATGGTCTCCACGACCACACACCAAAATGTGCAGTCTGCATGGCGCCCTCAGGACGATCTACCAAATTGATGATCCCTGCGCGGAATGAGTGCCCTTCTGACGAGTGGCGCCTGGAGTACAGTGGTTACCTCATGTCAGCCTATCATGGCCACAAACGTACTGAGTTCGTTTGTTTCGATCATGACATGGAAGCAGTGCCTGGTACAGCTGGAAACGAAGATGGGGCTCTCTTCTACATGGTAACAGCTCCATGTGTGGTCGGAACTGGGCTTCCTTGTGGACCCTATATTGACGGTCAGGAACTCACTTGCGCTTTGTGTACGATTTAG